The Burkholderia sp. PAMC 26561 genome includes the window GGATAAATGCATCGGTTGCCATACGTGCTCCGTGACGTGCAAGAACGTGTGGACCTCGCGCGACGGCGTGGAGTACGCGTGGTTCAACAACGTGGAGACGAAACCCGGCATCGGTTATCCGAAGGAATGGGAGAACCAGAAGAAGTGGCAAGGTGGCTGGATACGCGATGCATCTGGCCGACTGCGTCCACGCCAGGGCGGCAAGCTGAAGGTGCTCGCGAACCTGTTCGCGAACCCGAATCTGCCGGCTATCGACGATTACTATGAGCCGTTCACGTTCGACTACGAGCATTTGCAGAAAGCGCGCCTGAGCGAGACGCCGCCGACCGCGCGCCCTGTTTCGGTCATCACCGGCAAGAAGATGGACAAGATCGTCTGGGGTCCGAACTGGGAAGACGACCTGGGCGGCGAGTTTTCATCGCGCGGACGTGACGCGTTGTTCGAGAACGTGCAGAAGGAGATGTACGCCACCTTCGAAAACACCTTCATGATGTATTTGCCGCGGCTGTGCGAGCACTGCCTGAACCCGGCGTGCGTGGCGTCGTGCCCGTCAGGTTCTGTTTATAAGCGCGAAGACGACGGCATTGTTCTCGTCGATCAGGACAAGTGCCGCGGCTGGCGCATGTGCATCTCGGGGTGCCCGTACAAGAAGATCTACTTCAACTGGAAAAGCGGCAAGGCCGAAAAGTGCAACTTTTGCTATCCGCGACTTGAAGCAGGTCAGCCGACCGTATGCTCGGAGACGTGCGTGGGACGGATTCGCTATCTCGGCGTGCTGCTCTATGACGCCGACAAGAT containing:
- the narH gene encoding nitrate reductase subunit beta produces the protein MKIRAQVAMVLNLDKCIGCHTCSVTCKNVWTSRDGVEYAWFNNVETKPGIGYPKEWENQKKWQGGWIRDASGRLRPRQGGKLKVLANLFANPNLPAIDDYYEPFTFDYEHLQKARLSETPPTARPVSVITGKKMDKIVWGPNWEDDLGGEFSSRGRDALFENVQKEMYATFENTFMMYLPRLCEHCLNPACVASCPSGSVYKREDDGIVLVDQDKCRGWRMCISGCPYKKIYFNWKSGKAEKCNFCYPRLEAGQPTVCSETCVGRIRYLGVLLYDADKIGDAAAVENEKDLYQSQLDVFLDPHDPAVQAEALAQGIPQSWLDSARKSPVYKMAVEWKVAFPLHPEYRTLPMVWYIPPLSPIQSAADAGHIGMDGIIPDVKSLRIPVKYLANLLTAGDEAPVTSALERMLAMRAFKRAEVVHGRAEPELLKGLNITPAQVEDMYQTMAIANYEDRFVVPSSHKEIVEDSFNDKGSCGFTFGNGCSGGVSEVSLFGKKPQGSVVFADMPKSRKQAEVSS